In a single window of the Desulfovibrio mangrovi genome:
- the gltX gene encoding glutamate--tRNA ligase — MTNPEDSRQVVTRFAPSPTGHLHIGGARTAIFSWLLARKMGGKFVLRIEDTDRERSRQEYTDAILESMRWLGLDWDADPIYQSQRDDIYNKYIDQLIDEGKAYWCECSPEEVEAMREAAREAGDKPKYNGKCRARNLGPGEGRVVRFKAPVSGKTSWVDLVKGPLGFDNAELDDMIIRRSDGSPTYNLAVVVDDYELNITHVLRGDDHVSNTPKQIMLYEALGFPVPKFGHVPMILGSDRKKLSKRHGALSVMEYEKMGFLPQALVNYLVRLGWSFGDQEIFELQELIEKFSTDGLSCSPAGFDPDKLQWLNAHYMKATPDVELAELVYPFVEAAGFAGADKAFIAALVPLFKERAKDLPELAQAMRFMLVADAELAYDEAAVGKALTEEGRKHVAGLRELFAALESFTKETTHDVMAKYVEDNGLKFKAVGPPLRVALVGAMGGPNLPDVMELLGKERTLARMDRAVAL, encoded by the coding sequence ATGACGAATCCCGAAGATTCCCGTCAGGTTGTCACCCGTTTCGCTCCCTCTCCCACGGGGCATCTGCATATCGGCGGTGCGCGTACCGCCATTTTCAGCTGGCTGTTGGCCCGCAAGATGGGCGGCAAGTTCGTGCTGCGCATTGAAGATACCGACCGTGAACGCTCCAGACAGGAGTATACGGACGCCATTCTGGAATCCATGCGCTGGCTGGGGCTGGACTGGGATGCGGACCCCATCTATCAGAGCCAGCGTGACGATATTTACAACAAGTACATCGACCAGCTCATCGATGAGGGCAAGGCCTACTGGTGCGAATGCTCGCCCGAAGAGGTGGAGGCCATGCGCGAGGCTGCCCGCGAAGCTGGCGACAAGCCCAAGTACAACGGCAAGTGCCGTGCGCGGAACCTCGGCCCCGGTGAAGGCCGCGTGGTACGCTTCAAGGCCCCTGTCAGCGGCAAGACCTCGTGGGTTGACCTTGTGAAGGGCCCTCTGGGCTTTGACAACGCCGAACTGGACGACATGATCATTCGCCGCAGTGACGGTTCGCCCACCTACAACCTCGCAGTTGTGGTGGATGACTACGAACTCAACATCACCCACGTGCTGCGCGGTGACGACCATGTGAGCAACACGCCCAAGCAGATCATGCTGTATGAGGCGCTGGGCTTCCCCGTGCCCAAGTTCGGCCATGTGCCCATGATTCTGGGTTCCGACCGCAAGAAGCTTTCCAAGCGTCATGGGGCGCTTTCCGTCATGGAATACGAGAAGATGGGCTTTTTGCCGCAGGCGCTGGTGAACTATCTGGTGCGTCTGGGCTGGTCTTTCGGCGATCAGGAAATCTTCGAACTGCAGGAGCTTATTGAAAAGTTCTCGACCGACGGACTGAGCTGTTCCCCTGCCGGTTTCGATCCCGACAAGCTGCAGTGGCTGAACGCCCATTACATGAAGGCAACTCCCGATGTGGAACTGGCGGAGCTGGTGTATCCCTTTGTGGAAGCCGCAGGATTCGCCGGTGCAGACAAGGCGTTCATCGCCGCGCTGGTACCGCTGTTCAAGGAGCGCGCCAAGGATCTGCCGGAGCTTGCACAAGCCATGCGCTTCATGCTGGTTGCCGATGCTGAGCTCGCCTATGACGAAGCCGCCGTGGGCAAGGCCCTGACCGAAGAAGGCAGAAAGCACGTGGCCGGACTGCGTGAACTCTTCGCAGCGCTGGAATCCTTCACCAAGGAGACCACGCATGATGTGATGGCCAAGTACGTGGAAGACAACGGCCTGAAGTTCAAGGCTGTTGGCCCGCCCCTGCGAGTGGCCCTTGTCGGTGCCATGGGTGGCCCCAACCTGCCCGACGTGATGGAACTGCTCGGCAAGGAACGCACCCTCGCCCGTATGGACCGCGCCGTGGCTCTGTAG
- a CDS encoding NifU family protein, with amino-acid sequence MRDKVEAALAKVRPYLQNDGGDVELVDITDKGIVMVRLTGRCKGCPMSKVTLRNTVERFVLKEVREVKGVENIDE; translated from the coding sequence ATGAGAGATAAAGTTGAAGCCGCATTGGCCAAGGTTCGTCCTTATCTGCAGAACGACGGCGGCGACGTTGAGCTGGTGGACATCACCGACAAGGGCATTGTGATGGTTCGTCTGACCGGCCGCTGCAAGGGATGCCCCATGTCCAAGGTTACCCTGCGCAACACTGTTGAGCGTTTCGTGCTCAAGGAAGTGCGCGAGGTAAAGGGCGTGGAGAACATCGACGAGTAG
- a CDS encoding DUF2156 domain-containing protein yields MSELQFSPISLDRMQEYNERFAKCPAPSSDYSFTNLWGWADEYGLEWAWSKTHVWVRQTRPDVRYWAPLGPWHEVDWSQCPHLKVEERVFHRVPQQLMERWQTQLGGRVSVEEARGQWDYLYNAEELASLSGNKFHKKKNHVNQFKKQYLFEYHPLTPDCVEHVIALQEEWCQWRECEESEALLAENEAIVRVLEEWDVIPGLVGGAIYIDGEMVAYTVGEKLTDDTLVVHFEKGRNGYRGVYQAINNLFVSAEGADCTYINREQDLDDEGLRKAKLSYHPVDFLKKYTVTVSPE; encoded by the coding sequence ATGTCAGAACTGCAGTTTAGCCCGATCTCGCTGGATCGGATGCAAGAATACAACGAACGTTTTGCCAAGTGTCCTGCGCCGTCTTCGGACTACAGCTTCACCAACCTGTGGGGCTGGGCCGATGAGTACGGCCTTGAATGGGCGTGGAGCAAAACACACGTATGGGTGCGCCAGACCCGACCTGATGTGCGCTACTGGGCGCCGTTGGGCCCATGGCACGAGGTGGACTGGTCTCAGTGCCCGCACCTGAAGGTGGAAGAACGCGTGTTTCACCGAGTGCCGCAGCAACTCATGGAGCGTTGGCAGACCCAGCTGGGCGGTCGCGTGAGCGTGGAAGAAGCCCGCGGACAATGGGACTATCTTTACAATGCGGAAGAGCTGGCCTCATTGAGCGGGAACAAGTTCCACAAGAAAAAGAACCATGTGAACCAGTTCAAAAAGCAGTACCTCTTCGAATATCACCCGCTTACCCCCGACTGCGTGGAGCATGTGATTGCCCTGCAGGAAGAGTGGTGCCAGTGGCGCGAGTGCGAGGAATCTGAAGCCCTGCTCGCGGAAAACGAGGCTATCGTGCGCGTGCTGGAAGAGTGGGACGTCATTCCCGGCCTTGTGGGCGGCGCTATCTACATTGACGGGGAAATGGTGGCCTACACCGTGGGCGAAAAGCTCACCGATGATACGTTGGTGGTGCACTTCGAAAAGGGGCGCAACGGCTACCGCGGGGTGTATCAGGCCATCAACAACCTTTTTGTCTCTGCGGAAGGCGCGGACTGCACCTACATCAACCGCGAACAGGATCTTGATGACGAGGGGTTGCGCAAGGCCAAGTTGAGCTATCACCCCGTGGACTTTCTCAAGAAATATACGGTGACTGTCTCGCCGGAGTGA
- a CDS encoding MATE family efflux transporter — MATNAAPETDQASYRNIWNLAWPQVVMMFFHFTIGFTDVWVAGQIDRGVQAAVGLISQSLFFFLVIAVAVANGSVAAISQSFGAGLRRRALRYIGLVLGIGLVCGAAIWVFGRLFKWQFLAILQVPDEILPVTGYFLDVFLLLLPCYYLMVVTNAVFRAQKLVLIPLASTAIAAGVNAFTDFGFGLGWFGLPNFGFKGVAWATFFSVTASTVFNVCMLHRYGLLKRDTFPPLRWARKALPYLVKVALPSGGMQLLWHLGYMVLFAITASLPFDNVNALAGMTAGMRVESLLFLPAFAFNMTGSILVGNSLGAGRKDEALRIALRLIGIACGSMTVVAVCMYPFIDPLSAFLAPEPAVARQAVNYLIYNLLSIPFTVASMTLGGIMMGAGATIYTFAVYSSATWLVRLPIAYTLGHWVWQDAEGVYLAMLISQVFQSTAMMYILLRRDWYRFSMIKRNNKGCKAAEECGPPPLEGAKTNVRTAV; from the coding sequence ATGGCAACAAACGCTGCGCCTGAGACTGATCAGGCTTCATACAGGAATATCTGGAATCTCGCATGGCCGCAGGTCGTGATGATGTTCTTTCATTTCACCATCGGGTTTACCGATGTTTGGGTGGCTGGGCAGATCGACCGGGGCGTACAGGCTGCGGTGGGGCTTATCTCGCAGAGTCTGTTCTTCTTTCTGGTCATAGCGGTTGCCGTGGCCAACGGCAGTGTGGCTGCCATAAGCCAGTCCTTCGGGGCAGGGCTTCGCAGGCGTGCCTTGCGGTATATCGGGCTGGTGCTCGGCATCGGGCTGGTGTGCGGTGCGGCCATCTGGGTCTTCGGCCGATTGTTCAAGTGGCAGTTTCTGGCCATTCTGCAGGTTCCGGACGAGATTTTGCCCGTAACCGGCTATTTTCTGGATGTCTTCCTGCTGCTCTTGCCCTGTTATTACCTGATGGTGGTGACCAATGCGGTGTTCAGGGCCCAGAAGCTGGTGCTCATTCCGCTGGCCTCCACCGCTATTGCCGCAGGCGTGAATGCCTTTACGGATTTTGGTTTCGGTCTCGGCTGGTTCGGACTGCCCAATTTCGGCTTCAAGGGCGTGGCGTGGGCGACCTTTTTTTCCGTTACGGCCTCCACGGTCTTCAACGTCTGCATGCTGCACCGTTACGGGCTGCTGAAGCGGGATACGTTCCCGCCCCTGCGCTGGGCACGAAAGGCCCTGCCGTATCTGGTGAAGGTGGCTCTGCCTTCCGGCGGCATGCAGCTTTTGTGGCATCTGGGCTACATGGTGCTCTTTGCCATTACCGCCTCGCTGCCATTTGACAACGTGAACGCGCTGGCGGGCATGACCGCCGGCATGCGGGTGGAATCCCTGCTGTTCCTGCCAGCATTCGCCTTCAACATGACGGGCAGCATTCTGGTGGGCAACAGCCTTGGCGCAGGCCGTAAGGATGAAGCCCTTCGTATCGCCCTGCGGCTTATCGGCATAGCCTGCGGTTCCATGACCGTGGTGGCCGTGTGCATGTATCCGTTCATTGATCCGTTATCCGCGTTTCTGGCGCCGGAACCCGCCGTTGCCAGACAGGCGGTGAACTATTTGATTTACAACCTCCTTTCCATCCCCTTCACCGTGGCCAGCATGACCCTTGGTGGCATCATGATGGGGGCGGGAGCCACCATCTACACCTTTGCGGTATACAGTTCCGCCACGTGGCTGGTGCGTCTGCCCATTGCCTACACGCTGGGCCATTGGGTGTGGCAGGATGCGGAAGGTGTCTATCTTGCCATGCTGATTTCTCAGGTGTTCCAGTCAACAGCCATGATGTACATCCTGCTCAGGCGCGACTGGTACCGGTTCAGCATGATCAAGCGCAACAACAAGGGGTGCAAGGCCGCTGAAGAATGCGGTCCTCCCCCGCTTGAAGGAGCGAAGACCAATGTCAGAACTGCAGTTTAG
- the lysA gene encoding diaminopimelate decarboxylase, whose translation MANVRSTYTDSVDFFGLNTPMELVEEYGSTLYVYNEDMLRRRCREIKALSSHPGFTPNYSAKANTNIHLLKIIREEGMVVDAMSPGEIVMNLAAGFTPDQILFISNNVSAEELKFAIDHGVYVSVDSLSQLDLFGEINPGGKVVIRFNPGIGAGHHAKVVTGGKQTKFGVDPETMDEVRAILERHDLTLCGVNMHIGSLFMEPDGYIDAMQVLLSIAEQWDTLEIIDFGGGFGIPYRKYEGQPRLDMEKLGAAFHATISEYAERTGYKGRFMCEPGRYIVAECGLLLGTCYSVKNNGPKRFVGTDLGFNTLVRPAMYDSFHDVEIYREDGSPVAETMEQSIVGNICESGDIIAKDRELPEIMEGDIIGMLDAGAYGYVMSSPYNQRLRPAEVLIQSDGRPKLIRRRETIADLLAMYPEAAELAERFRASA comes from the coding sequence ATGGCGAATGTTCGTTCCACCTATACGGACAGCGTGGATTTTTTCGGGCTCAACACGCCCATGGAACTTGTGGAAGAATACGGCAGCACCCTGTATGTGTACAATGAGGACATGCTCCGCCGCCGTTGCCGCGAGATAAAGGCTCTCTCCAGCCACCCCGGATTCACGCCCAACTACTCCGCCAAGGCGAACACGAACATTCACCTGCTGAAGATCATTCGCGAGGAAGGCATGGTGGTAGACGCCATGTCTCCCGGCGAGATCGTGATGAATCTTGCCGCCGGTTTCACGCCGGACCAGATTCTCTTCATCTCCAACAACGTTTCCGCCGAGGAACTGAAGTTCGCCATTGATCACGGCGTGTACGTGAGCGTGGACTCTCTCTCGCAGCTCGACCTGTTCGGCGAGATCAATCCCGGCGGAAAGGTGGTCATCCGTTTCAACCCCGGTATCGGCGCTGGGCATCATGCCAAGGTCGTTACCGGCGGCAAGCAGACCAAGTTCGGCGTAGATCCCGAAACCATGGACGAGGTGCGCGCCATTCTGGAGCGCCACGACCTTACCCTGTGCGGCGTGAACATGCACATCGGCTCTCTGTTCATGGAGCCCGACGGCTACATCGACGCCATGCAGGTGCTGCTCTCCATTGCCGAGCAGTGGGATACGCTTGAGATCATCGATTTCGGCGGCGGTTTCGGCATTCCCTACCGCAAATACGAAGGGCAGCCCCGCCTTGATATGGAAAAGCTGGGTGCGGCCTTCCACGCCACCATTTCCGAATATGCCGAGCGTACCGGCTACAAGGGCCGCTTCATGTGCGAACCCGGCCGCTACATCGTGGCGGAGTGCGGTTTATTGCTGGGTACCTGTTACAGCGTGAAGAACAACGGACCCAAGCGGTTCGTGGGTACCGATCTCGGTTTCAACACGCTGGTGCGTCCCGCCATGTACGACTCCTTCCATGACGTGGAGATCTACCGCGAGGATGGTTCTCCTGTTGCCGAAACCATGGAGCAGTCCATTGTGGGCAACATCTGCGAGTCCGGCGACATTATCGCCAAGGACCGGGAACTGCCCGAGATCATGGAAGGCGACATCATCGGCATGCTGGATGCCGGCGCTTATGGCTATGTCATGAGCTCGCCCTACAACCAGCGGCTGCGCCCTGCCGAAGTGCTGATCCAGTCCGACGGCAGGCCGAAGCTCATCCGTCGTCGCGAGACCATCGCCGATCTGCTCGCCATGTACCCTGAAGCGGCAGAACTGGCCGAACGCTTTCGCGCCAGCGCATAA
- a CDS encoding TrmB family transcriptional regulator, with amino-acid sequence MELIQALKKFGFTQQESLMYVTLSRHGGMTGYEAAKVAGISRSNAYAALSSLVEKGGAVVSSEDASKYVATPKEELLLNLKRSCARTIEFLEMNLPEQEEGAAPYLTVSGYENTLDKMRNMMLLAELRIYISMHSTNVALLRNEIAGCVERGLKVVILSNEDPGIRGAQYMKNNAGTGNVKLIADTSEVIVGLVEVNKGQCLYSKNKHLVYLMREALLNEIELIRLRGGITGD; translated from the coding sequence ATGGAACTGATCCAAGCACTCAAGAAGTTCGGTTTTACGCAGCAGGAATCGCTCATGTACGTGACGCTCAGCCGTCACGGGGGCATGACCGGATACGAAGCTGCCAAGGTGGCGGGCATTTCCCGCTCCAATGCTTATGCGGCGCTGTCCAGCCTTGTGGAAAAGGGCGGGGCGGTTGTTTCCAGCGAGGACGCCAGCAAGTATGTGGCGACCCCCAAGGAAGAGCTGCTGTTGAATTTGAAGCGGTCCTGTGCACGGACCATTGAATTTCTGGAAATGAACCTCCCCGAGCAGGAGGAGGGCGCGGCTCCGTATCTGACCGTTTCCGGCTATGAGAACACGCTGGACAAGATGCGGAACATGATGCTGCTGGCGGAACTGCGCATCTACATCTCGATGCACTCGACCAACGTGGCCCTGCTGCGGAACGAGATAGCCGGATGTGTGGAACGCGGGCTGAAGGTGGTGATCCTCTCCAACGAGGACCCCGGCATCAGGGGCGCGCAATATATGAAGAACAATGCGGGCACCGGCAATGTGAAGCTGATAGCCGACACCAGCGAAGTGATCGTGGGGTTGGTGGAAGTGAACAAGGGGCAGTGCCTGTATTCAAAGAACAAGCACCTTGTATACCTGATGCGCGAAGCGCTGCTTAACGAAATAGAGCTGATCAGGTTGCGGGGAGGTATAACAGGAGACTAG
- a CDS encoding M20 metallopeptidase family protein: MDNIRTLVHEHTPFLIEARRELHRIPELAFEEVKTAAYVAKALEDMGLSVRTGVAGTGVVALLETGRPGPVVMLRADMDALPMTEATGLDFCSLHEGCMHACGHDTHMAILLTAAKVLTAMRDELRGTVKFVFQPAEEFPGGARPMIDEGVLYNPKVNHCFGLHVWPGAPSGVIEVKSGPLMAAMDRFEVTIIGKGGHAAKPHECVDALEIGTQAVGALQRIISRKIDPVHPALLTVAVFNAGHAFNVIAETATFGGTLRTFDRTIRSQWEERIRQVLGGICDAMGATYEFTFIDGYPPLHNNPAMADVIRRAASDAVGKENVHEATPTMGGEDMAYFLEQVPGCFFFLGTGYEGCHTIHNPAFTVDENALPAGVETFCRAVRELLGTA, encoded by the coding sequence ATGGACAACATACGCACGCTCGTGCACGAACATACCCCTTTTCTCATTGAGGCCCGCAGGGAACTGCACCGCATTCCCGAGCTTGCCTTTGAAGAAGTGAAGACCGCAGCCTATGTGGCAAAGGCGCTTGAGGATATGGGCCTTTCCGTCCGCACCGGCGTTGCCGGAACAGGCGTTGTGGCCCTGCTGGAAACCGGCCGCCCCGGTCCGGTAGTCATGCTGCGGGCAGACATGGACGCCCTGCCCATGACGGAAGCCACCGGGCTGGATTTCTGCTCCCTGCATGAAGGCTGCATGCACGCCTGCGGGCACGACACCCACATGGCCATTCTGCTGACCGCAGCCAAAGTGCTCACCGCCATGCGCGACGAACTGCGCGGCACGGTCAAGTTCGTGTTCCAGCCGGCGGAGGAGTTTCCCGGCGGCGCGCGCCCAATGATTGATGAAGGCGTGCTCTACAACCCCAAGGTAAATCACTGCTTCGGACTGCATGTCTGGCCCGGAGCCCCTTCCGGCGTCATTGAAGTGAAGTCCGGACCGCTCATGGCAGCCATGGACCGCTTCGAGGTCACCATCATCGGCAAGGGCGGCCATGCCGCAAAGCCCCATGAGTGCGTGGACGCGCTGGAAATCGGCACACAGGCCGTGGGAGCGCTGCAACGCATCATCTCCCGCAAAATCGACCCAGTGCACCCCGCCCTGCTCACCGTGGCGGTCTTCAACGCGGGGCACGCCTTCAACGTCATTGCGGAGACCGCCACATTCGGCGGCACCCTGCGGACCTTCGACCGCACCATCCGCTCCCAGTGGGAAGAGCGGATACGGCAGGTTTTGGGCGGCATATGTGACGCCATGGGCGCAACCTATGAATTCACTTTCATAGACGGCTACCCGCCCCTGCACAACAACCCCGCCATGGCGGACGTCATCCGGCGCGCGGCAAGCGACGCAGTCGGGAAAGAAAACGTCCATGAAGCCACCCCCACCATGGGAGGCGAAGACATGGCCTATTTCCTTGAACAGGTACCGGGCTGTTTCTTCTTCCTCGGCACGGGGTACGAAGGCTGCCACACCATCCACAACCCCGCCTTTACCGTAGATGAAAACGCCCTGCCCGCAGGGGTGGAAACCTTCTGCCGTGCTGTGCGGGAACTGCTTGGAACTGCATGA
- a CDS encoding FKBP-type peptidyl-prolyl cis-trans isomerase, which translates to MTQVKDGDSVKVHYTGTLNDGTVFDSSRDREPLEFTMGSGMLIPGFESAVLGMGVGNTTKVTIAPENAYGEVNEELILDVPKSQVPGHITPEVGMMLQLQTEEGMMEVVIAAVNDDSIVLDANHPLAGQELTFEIEVVAIN; encoded by the coding sequence ATGACTCAGGTCAAAGACGGCGATTCCGTAAAAGTTCATTACACCGGCACGCTGAACGACGGCACGGTGTTCGATTCTTCCCGTGACCGTGAGCCTCTGGAATTCACCATGGGTTCCGGCATGCTTATTCCCGGATTCGAATCCGCCGTCCTCGGTATGGGCGTCGGCAACACCACCAAGGTGACCATTGCTCCCGAGAACGCCTATGGCGAAGTGAACGAAGAGCTCATTCTGGACGTTCCCAAGTCGCAGGTTCCCGGCCACATCACCCCCGAAGTGGGCATGATGCTGCAGCTGCAGACCGAAGAAGGCATGATGGAAGTTGTTATCGCAGCCGTGAATGATGATTCCATCGTGCTGGATGCCAACCACCCCCTCGCCGGTCAGGAACTGACCTTCGAGATCGAAGTGGTGGCGATCAACTAG